One genomic window of Saccopteryx bilineata isolate mSacBil1 chromosome 4, mSacBil1_pri_phased_curated, whole genome shotgun sequence includes the following:
- the CSF2 gene encoding granulocyte-macrophage colony-stimulating factor: protein MWLQNLLLLSTVVCCISAPIRPPHHSTRPFQHVDAVKEALRLLENSTDTAAVMNEGVEVVSGTFQSNDLTCLQTRLKLYRQGLRGGLARLDGSLNLMASHYRKHCPPTPETSCATEAITFKNFIQDLRVFLNNTPFDCWQ, encoded by the exons ATGTGGCTGCAGAACCTGCTACTCCTGAGCACTGTGGTCTGCTGCATCTCCGCACCCATCCGCCCACCACACCACTCCACCCGACCCTTTCAACACGTGGATGCCGTTAAGGAGGCCCTGAGACTTCTGGAAAACAGTACTGACACTGCTGCTGTGATG aaCGAAGGAGTAGAAGTCGTCTCTGGAACATTTCAGTCCAAC GATCTGACATGCCTGCAGACCCGCCTGAAGCTGTACAGACAGGGCCTCAGGGGTGGCCTTGCCAGGCTTGATGGCTCCTTGAACTTGATGGCCAGCCACTACAGGAAGCACTGCCCTCCTACCCCA gaAACGTCCTGTGCAACCGAGGCCATCACCTTCAAAAATTTCATACAGGACCTGAGGGTTTTTCTAAACAACACTCCCTTTGATTGCTGGCAGTGA